One stretch of Leptospira mtsangambouensis DNA includes these proteins:
- the lnt gene encoding apolipoprotein N-acyltransferase: MRKHSKIPEIRYPILLLFPVAILFALALEPFGLTSAGFLCIFLLLYYTKQLTKISSWKDTFYATILFSALVTLTSFHWIWNAIRNISGQGVMISTFLFLVYALLSFYKIGIVFFGSVFLTKHRSIKDIHLFLFVLPSLFLISDWICPMVFPVYWGDLFRNQILWRQMARFGIEVLGFVSVISASLLYLMLLKSTKGVKSYLPYLFPIFCFFSINLYFLAETIPQGPTIHLALLQPNTPYAKREIQENQDWMTKTIQSVYDIGLEAIHNSPKPIDLLVMPESSIPFLGTLNSEDHNSTYSKSFVDITTNLVQAGNTPLAFNELVWDQGSRNSLTLLHPLSLTFERSYKQVLLPFGEYLPGEKEFPWLRTIFPETSRHVPGKLTDALGFQTKTGETVTFSPLICYEVLYPEFVRKIVNHSPSEFILNLTNDSWFESLTETKQHAGAGRLRSIESGRPVVRVAVTGLTTAFDPWGREMMGDLQTFQKAIGYLDLPTVTKERSTPYLQFGPSPCRIMALFLIFFVFFSSPPQLLPHKKKNEIEI, from the coding sequence ATGAGAAAACACTCAAAAATTCCGGAAATTAGATACCCCATCCTTTTACTTTTTCCAGTCGCAATTCTCTTTGCGCTGGCCTTAGAACCCTTCGGACTTACCTCTGCGGGGTTTCTTTGTATCTTTCTATTACTTTACTACACCAAACAACTAACGAAAATTTCTAGTTGGAAAGATACCTTTTATGCCACCATTTTGTTTTCCGCACTTGTGACATTGACAAGTTTTCATTGGATTTGGAATGCCATTCGTAATATTTCTGGCCAAGGGGTAATGATCTCCACTTTTCTCTTTTTGGTTTATGCACTTCTTTCTTTTTATAAGATAGGAATTGTTTTTTTTGGTTCCGTTTTTTTAACCAAACATCGCTCCATCAAGGACATTCATTTATTTTTATTTGTCCTTCCTTCTTTATTTTTAATTTCTGATTGGATTTGCCCTATGGTATTTCCTGTGTATTGGGGTGATTTGTTTCGCAACCAAATCCTTTGGCGCCAAATGGCAAGGTTTGGGATTGAGGTTTTGGGTTTTGTTTCTGTGATTTCGGCCTCCCTTCTCTATTTGATGCTTTTGAAATCTACCAAGGGAGTAAAAAGTTATCTTCCATATCTATTCCCCATTTTTTGTTTTTTTTCGATCAATCTCTATTTTCTGGCAGAAACCATACCCCAGGGCCCAACCATTCATCTAGCTTTACTGCAACCAAACACTCCTTATGCGAAGAGGGAAATTCAGGAAAACCAAGATTGGATGACAAAAACCATTCAATCCGTTTATGATATAGGACTTGAAGCCATTCATAATTCTCCAAAACCCATTGATTTGCTAGTGATGCCAGAATCATCGATTCCCTTTTTGGGTACTTTAAATTCAGAAGATCACAATTCAACGTATAGCAAAAGTTTTGTGGATATTACAACAAATTTGGTTCAGGCCGGCAATACCCCACTCGCCTTTAATGAATTAGTTTGGGACCAGGGGTCAAGGAATTCACTCACCCTCCTCCATCCGTTGTCCCTTACATTTGAAAGAAGCTACAAACAAGTGTTATTACCTTTTGGCGAGTATTTACCAGGGGAAAAAGAATTTCCTTGGTTACGAACCATATTCCCAGAAACAAGCCGTCACGTTCCAGGAAAACTAACAGATGCTTTAGGGTTCCAAACAAAAACTGGTGAAACCGTTACATTCAGTCCGCTAATTTGTTATGAAGTCCTTTATCCTGAATTTGTTCGAAAGATAGTCAATCATTCTCCCTCAGAGTTCATTCTGAACCTTACCAATGATTCCTGGTTCGAAAGTTTAACGGAAACCAAACAACATGCGGGTGCAGGAAGGCTTCGGTCCATAGAATCAGGGAGGCCCGTGGTTCGTGTTGCGGTCACAGGGCTCACCACTGCCTTTGATCCATGGGGAAGAGAAATGATGGGCGATTTACAAACATTCCAAAAAGCCATCGGTTACCTAGATTTACCAACAGTGACCAAGGAGAGATCTACGCCTTATCTCCAATTCGGCCCGAGTCCTTGTCGAATCATGGCCCTTTTTCTAATATTTTTTGTTTTTTTCAGCAGTCCACCTCAGTTACTCCCTCATAAAAAGAAAAATGAAATTGAAATTTAG